One genomic segment of Streptomyces liangshanensis includes these proteins:
- a CDS encoding AAA family ATPase, giving the protein MQRYRSPLVGRHEEVAEVVRVLRATGPEARTLLVTGAAGAGRTALLHEARRAAAKSGAKVLRLDWEVAEGAAGPEALADAVRAVLAKVRDGRVLARVTHLRRARAEAGGGGGEVALLAVLGDVLADAARHVPFALVVDDADRMPDATASALGLALRVFRPAGVPVVLTARPTLAGRPGGAAQLLAAADGVTDLPPLSPAEVGELVVRRLDRPVEPDLVTALLRALGPSAGSPGAVLSVLAALEDRGGLLELDGLMCLTVPDNELQLTANATELAQLGWPHSPPPPTTFHTATTLAHLVAHADLHVEDLHRTPLPTAPPGADRPAPDAPEAGRPETGPSGVGRSGVGPSGVGPSEPGLPGVGLSEPGPSEHGGQSEAGAADDGPPGAGPPEVDAPEADPPGAGAAETVGSEAAPSQVGASQATPSQATPPQATPPQVGASEAGPSETLGRAVDGLVKDRVVTVDRAGRVSFAVPALAAALRALPGGHHDVRPLHATITRSFTDRLGAVAAGTVHPRLAGHVAAAGAALDAALAVPLLLAAARTSAKSEPSSGVRGYHAALRHLSPYDPATATVLRESAALSLRSADHVGVLALGEQVLECLEARNGEEATPDRDDLEWVTQACALSTLHEHRSPRSDDVDPRYAAALTQVPTAAALAALGAPYGIGPTTPTTPNAIPHKPPTPVPGHDLGSGLNPGPGASLNPEAAPGPGLNPAPGLHLRLNPGPGAGPNPEAAPAPGFDLDPDLSSGPGLNPGPVLGSDLGSDSVPGPAPDPGPVLGSDLGSGSNPGSAAAPEPGPVVKAAPYPGPSPDAAREGDPAPGPDLDSGPGPGPGLEAAPVLDAFPGPVPGHAPIPDLDFVLDPGPVLGASLAPGPDPALAPGPATVPDAATGAGPGTLSGPNPGAGPNPAPGSLAPSWASPLPSLAEVRLLAAAVGGHARFEGAWQALAQRGSRGGAPDRGPDSIPGGAPGLAPGGAPDRSHGRVPGRVPGGAPGLALPSAVDLDRLRSAAAYGDLAGALGAVLGERYVGAGRSAAGEYQGMVRDYLAGRWDRALSAARRIEARGRGDGVPGVVQPARALAAEIQLVRGKLGRAREWLDLIPDSVGHPLVARARLGVRYWSGQGDEAMEAAAVEAAWRDVRRARADGLLAGVDRVLLRILSIEMERNDPEAVRRAAAEIEALHDEVASPMTREAVLAARGMAHGDADSALAAYELVRERGDVPLQVDCCGSLAEVGDDPGRWLAEATRSGHALGMGRPVRNRLGAAARRRNVSLPRGRGPRGAPDGQGGPAGSGGRNERGERDVQLIELVSDGSTNRQVAARLGCSEKTVEQRLTRLFRRTGCRSRAELAAAWLDGSLVRRGLLPGPAAPDRPGGDGPSPVSTPFHPPA; this is encoded by the coding sequence GGCGGCGGGGGCGAGGTGGCTCTGCTCGCGGTCCTGGGCGACGTGCTGGCCGACGCGGCCCGGCACGTCCCGTTCGCCCTGGTCGTCGACGACGCCGACCGGATGCCGGACGCGACGGCCTCCGCGCTGGGGCTGGCGCTGCGCGTGTTCCGTCCGGCCGGGGTGCCGGTGGTGTTGACCGCCCGTCCGACGCTCGCCGGACGGCCCGGGGGCGCCGCGCAGTTGCTCGCGGCGGCCGACGGGGTGACCGACCTGCCGCCGCTGTCGCCGGCCGAGGTGGGCGAACTGGTCGTGCGGCGCCTGGACCGCCCCGTGGAACCGGATCTGGTGACGGCACTCCTGCGCGCACTGGGCCCGTCGGCGGGAAGCCCCGGGGCGGTCCTGTCGGTGCTCGCCGCCCTGGAGGACCGCGGGGGCCTGCTCGAACTCGACGGCCTGATGTGCCTGACCGTCCCGGACAACGAGCTACAACTCACCGCGAACGCCACGGAACTGGCCCAACTGGGCTGGCCACACTCCCCCCCACCCCCCACCACATTCCACACGGCAACGACACTGGCCCACTTGGTCGCCCACGCGGACCTACACGTCGAGGACCTGCACAGAACACCCCTGCCGACCGCCCCGCCGGGAGCGGATCGACCCGCGCCAGACGCGCCCGAGGCCGGCCGGCCCGAGACCGGCCCGTCCGGGGTTGGTCGGTCCGGGGTTGGTCCGTCCGGGGTTGGTCCGTCCGAACCCGGTCTGCCCGGGGTCGGCCTGTCCGAACCCGGCCCGTCCGAACACGGCGGCCAGTCCGAAGCCGGTGCGGCCGACGACGGCCCGCCTGGGGCTGGGCCGCCCGAAGTCGATGCGCCCGAAGCCGACCCGCCTGGGGCCGGTGCGGCCGAAACCGTTGGGTCCGAAGCCGCCCCATCGCAGGTCGGCGCGTCCCAAGCCACCCCGTCCCAAGCCACCCCGCCCCAAGCCACCCCGCCCCAGGTCGGCGCGTCCGAAGCCGGGCCGTCCGAAACCCTTGGCCGGGCGGTGGACGGACTGGTGAAGGACCGGGTCGTGACCGTCGATCGGGCCGGCCGCGTCTCCTTCGCCGTGCCCGCTCTGGCGGCCGCGTTGCGGGCGCTTCCCGGCGGCCACCACGACGTACGGCCGCTGCACGCGACGATCACCAGGTCGTTCACCGACCGGCTGGGCGCCGTCGCGGCGGGCACCGTCCACCCCCGGCTGGCCGGCCACGTGGCAGCGGCGGGGGCGGCGCTCGACGCCGCGCTCGCGGTGCCGCTGCTTCTGGCCGCGGCCCGTACGAGCGCGAAGTCGGAGCCGTCGTCGGGAGTCCGCGGCTACCACGCGGCCTTGCGACACCTGTCGCCGTACGACCCCGCTACCGCCACCGTGTTGCGCGAATCCGCCGCCCTGAGCCTGCGGTCCGCCGACCACGTGGGCGTACTCGCCCTGGGCGAGCAGGTGTTGGAGTGCCTGGAGGCGCGAAACGGCGAAGAGGCAACGCCGGACCGGGACGACCTCGAATGGGTCACCCAGGCCTGCGCGCTGTCGACACTGCACGAGCACCGGTCCCCACGGTCCGACGACGTGGACCCCCGGTACGCCGCGGCGCTAACCCAGGTCCCGACCGCAGCCGCACTGGCAGCGCTCGGCGCCCCCTACGGAATAGGCCCAACCACCCCAACAACGCCAAACGCAATCCCACACAAGCCACCCACCCCAGTCCCTGGCCATGACCTCGGCTCAGGCCTGAACCCCGGCCCCGGTGCCAGCCTCAACCCCGAAGCGGCCCCAGGCCCCGGCCTCAACCCCGCCCCCGGCCTCCACCTCCGCCTGAACCCCGGTCCGGGTGCTGGCCCCAACCCCGAAGCCGCCCCTGCCCCCGGCTTCGACCTCGACCCGGATCTCAGTTCCGGCCCCGGCCTCAACCCCGGTCCGGTCCTCGGCTCCGACCTCGGTTCCGATTCCGTCCCCGGTCCCGCCCCTGACCCCGGTCCGGTCCTTGGCTCCGACCTCGGTTCCGGTTCCAACCCCGGCTCCGCCGCTGCCCCCGAGCCCGGTCCCGTCGTCAAGGCTGCGCCCTACCCCGGCCCCAGCCCCGACGCTGCCCGCGAAGGCGACCCCGCACCTGGCCCTGACCTCGACTCCGGTCCCGGTCCCGGTCCCGGCCTTGAGGCTGCCCCCGTCCTCGACGCATTCCCCGGTCCAGTCCCCGGCCACGCCCCCATCCCTGACCTCGACTTCGTCCTTGACCCCGGTCCCGTCCTCGGCGCTTCCCTCGCCCCCGGCCCTGACCCCGCCCTCGCCCCCGGTCCCGCCACCGTCCCTGACGCTGCCACCGGAGCGGGGCCCGGCACCCTCTCCGGGCCCAACCCCGGAGCCGGCCCGAACCCCGCCCCCGGCTCTCTGGCCCCCTCCTGGGCCAGCCCCCTTCCCTCTCTCGCCGAAGTGCGCCTCCTCGCGGCCGCCGTGGGCGGTCACGCCCGGTTCGAGGGCGCCTGGCAGGCCCTCGCGCAGCGTGGCTCCCGGGGCGGCGCCCCCGACCGCGGCCCCGACAGCATCCCCGGCGGCGCGCCCGGCCTCGCCCCCGGCGGCGCCCCCGACCGAAGCCACGGCCGCGTCCCCGGCCGCGTCCCCGGCGGCGCCCCCGGCCTCGCCCTCCCCTCCGCCGTCGACCTCGATCGGCTTCGGAGCGCCGCCGCCTACGGGGACCTGGCTGGGGCTTTGGGGGCCGTGCTCGGGGAGCGGTATGTGGGGGCCGGGCGGAGTGCGGCCGGGGAGTACCAAGGCATGGTTCGCGACTACCTCGCCGGCCGGTGGGACCGCGCGCTCTCGGCCGCTCGGCGCATCGAGGCGCGCGGCCGGGGTGACGGCGTGCCCGGCGTGGTGCAGCCGGCCCGGGCGCTGGCGGCCGAGATCCAGCTCGTACGGGGCAAGTTGGGACGCGCCCGCGAGTGGCTGGACCTGATTCCCGACTCCGTCGGCCACCCCCTGGTGGCCCGGGCGCGGCTGGGTGTCCGGTACTGGTCGGGCCAGGGCGACGAGGCCATGGAGGCCGCCGCGGTGGAGGCGGCGTGGCGGGACGTGCGCCGGGCGCGTGCGGACGGACTGCTCGCCGGGGTCGACCGCGTCCTGTTGCGGATCCTGTCCATTGAGATGGAGCGGAACGACCCCGAGGCGGTACGCCGCGCCGCCGCCGAGATCGAGGCTCTGCACGACGAGGTCGCCTCGCCCATGACCCGCGAGGCGGTGCTCGCCGCGCGCGGTATGGCGCACGGCGACGCGGACAGCGCCCTGGCCGCCTACGAGTTGGTACGGGAACGAGGCGACGTGCCTCTCCAGGTCGACTGCTGCGGCAGCCTGGCGGAGGTCGGCGACGACCCCGGACGCTGGCTCGCCGAGGCGACGCGGAGCGGGCACGCGCTGGGGATGGGCCGGCCGGTCCGTAACCGGCTCGGCGCGGCCGCCCGCCGCCGGAACGTGTCGCTCCCGAGAGGCCGCGGCCCCCGTGGCGCCCCGGACGGACAGGGCGGACCGGCCGGATCAGGCGGCCGGAACGAGCGGGGCGAGCGGGACGTACAGCTGATCGAGCTGGTGAGCGACGGCTCCACCAACCGGCAGGTCGCCGCCCGGCTGGGGTGCAGCGAGAAGACGGTGGAGCAGCGGTTGACGCGCCTGTTCAGACGGACCGGGTGCCGGTCCCGGGCCGAACTGGCCGCGGCCTGGCTGGACGGCAGCCTCGTCCGGCGAGGACTGCTCCCCGGCCCCGCCGCGCCGGACCGGCCGGGAGGAGACGGGCCGTCGCCGGTCAGTACTCCGTTCCATCCTCCGGCGTAG